In a genomic window of Agarivorans albus:
- a CDS encoding D-alanine--D-alanine ligase has product MASLRMNRVAVLYGGDSAEREVSLKSGSAVLAGLLRAGINAEGVDTKGFDLNLLKQKKYSHVFIALHGRGGEDGTLQGALEYLGLPYTGSRVLGSALAMDKIRCKQIWQNIGLPTAAYAIVERDNYKPDEAASILAKLSGEVIVKPALEGSSIGMAKANSVEELQEAIENAFEYDSRVLIEQWITGAEYTVSIVGGTVMPSIRMQTPHSFYDYSAKYQSSSTEYFCPSGLTEAQESQLADIALKAFKSVDCEGWGRVDFMADQQGNWYLLEVNTSPGMTEKSLVPMAAKQHGLSFDQLVVSILDLAH; this is encoded by the coding sequence ATGGCGAGTTTACGAATGAATCGAGTAGCAGTGCTGTATGGCGGCGATTCAGCTGAGCGTGAAGTGTCTTTAAAATCGGGTAGCGCAGTGCTGGCGGGTTTACTTCGTGCTGGTATTAATGCGGAAGGCGTAGATACCAAAGGTTTTGATTTAAATTTGCTTAAGCAAAAAAAATACAGTCATGTATTTATTGCCTTGCATGGTAGAGGTGGCGAAGACGGAACCTTACAAGGTGCACTTGAGTATTTAGGTTTACCGTATACCGGTAGTCGAGTGCTTGGTTCGGCTTTAGCAATGGACAAAATTCGCTGTAAGCAAATTTGGCAGAATATTGGCTTGCCAACAGCGGCATACGCGATTGTTGAACGAGACAATTACAAGCCAGACGAAGCAGCGAGCATTTTAGCCAAGTTATCTGGCGAGGTTATTGTAAAGCCGGCGCTAGAAGGTTCTAGCATTGGCATGGCTAAAGCCAACAGTGTTGAAGAGTTACAAGAAGCGATTGAAAATGCCTTTGAATACGACTCTAGAGTATTGATTGAACAGTGGATTACTGGCGCAGAATACACGGTGTCAATTGTTGGTGGTACGGTAATGCCTTCAATTAGAATGCAAACGCCACATAGTTTTTATGATTACAGCGCTAAGTACCAAAGCAGTTCTACCGAATATTTCTGCCCTAGTGGTTTAACTGAGGCGCAAGAGTCACAGTTAGCCGATATTGCCTTAAAGGCATTTAAATCTGTGGATTGTGAAGGTTGGGGGCGCGTTGATTTTATGGCCGACCAACAAGGCAATTGGTATTTGTTGGAAGTGAATACCTCACCGGGTATGACTGAAAAAAGTTTAGTGCCTATGGCTGCAAAGCAGCATGGTTTAAGTTTTGACCAGCTTGTCGTCAGTATTTTGGATTTGGCGCACTAG
- the murC gene encoding UDP-N-acetylmuramate--L-alanine ligase: MSKVELAKLRTMIPEMRKVKRIHFVGIGGAGMGGIAEVLANEGYQISGSDQAESAMTERLQGVGAEVFFEHSESNIEGANVVVVSTAIKEDNPEVQAARAARIPVVRRAEMLAELMRYRHGVAVAGTHGKTTTTSLIASIYGQAELDPTFVIGGLLNSAGTNARLGNSRYLIAEADESDASFLHLQPMVAVVTNVEPDHMETYGGDEAQLHATFIDFLHNLPFYGVAVMCIDDPGVQALLPQIGRQIITYGFSEEADVRITHFAQQGDRCSFTVNRKDCEQLDISLNMPGEHNALNAAAAIAVASEDGIEDAAIVEALNRFAGIGRRFQQYGEFATGNGSALLVDDYGHHPTEVLATVKAARAAWPERRLVMAFQPHRYSRTRDLYEDFVDVLAQVDSLLLLEVYSAGEEVIAGADSRALCRSLRQRGLEPIYVKQPSELNGLLADVIEDGDVVLTQGAGNIGVLARQLGELQLNISKLKGSES; this comes from the coding sequence ATGAGTAAAGTTGAGTTAGCCAAATTACGAACCATGATTCCAGAAATGCGCAAAGTGAAGCGAATTCACTTCGTGGGAATTGGTGGTGCCGGCATGGGCGGTATCGCCGAGGTATTGGCTAATGAGGGCTATCAAATCTCAGGTTCAGACCAAGCCGAAAGTGCCATGACAGAGCGCTTGCAAGGCGTTGGCGCCGAGGTGTTCTTCGAGCACAGTGAAAGCAATATCGAGGGTGCTAATGTAGTGGTGGTATCAACTGCTATTAAAGAAGATAACCCCGAGGTACAAGCCGCCAGAGCTGCGCGTATTCCAGTGGTTCGTCGTGCAGAAATGCTAGCTGAATTGATGCGTTATCGTCACGGCGTTGCTGTAGCCGGTACCCACGGTAAAACCACAACAACCAGCTTAATTGCCAGCATCTATGGGCAAGCAGAGTTAGACCCTACTTTTGTTATTGGTGGTCTGTTAAATAGCGCAGGTACCAACGCACGTTTAGGCAATAGCCGTTACCTAATTGCAGAAGCCGATGAAAGTGATGCATCTTTTTTGCATTTGCAGCCAATGGTTGCAGTGGTCACTAATGTAGAGCCCGACCATATGGAAACCTATGGCGGTGACGAAGCTCAGCTCCATGCAACGTTTATCGACTTCTTACATAACTTGCCATTTTACGGAGTGGCGGTGATGTGTATTGACGACCCAGGTGTACAGGCTTTACTGCCACAAATTGGTCGTCAGATTATTACCTATGGCTTCTCAGAAGAAGCTGATGTTCGTATTACTCACTTTGCTCAGCAAGGTGATCGCTGCTCATTCACGGTAAACCGCAAAGATTGTGAGCAACTTGATATATCGTTGAATATGCCAGGTGAGCACAATGCCCTAAATGCGGCGGCAGCCATTGCTGTAGCCAGCGAAGACGGCATTGAAGATGCTGCAATTGTAGAAGCCTTAAATCGTTTTGCCGGCATTGGTCGTCGTTTTCAACAATACGGCGAGTTTGCGACAGGTAATGGCTCAGCCTTGCTAGTGGATGACTACGGGCATCACCCAACAGAAGTTCTGGCAACGGTTAAGGCTGCACGTGCCGCTTGGCCTGAGCGTCGTTTAGTGATGGCATTTCAACCGCACCGCTATTCACGTACTCGCGACTTATATGAAGATTTCGTGGATGTATTAGCGCAAGTAGATAGCTTGCTGCTGCTTGAGGTGTATTCGGCTGGTGAAGAAGTCATTGCCGGTGCTGATAGTCGGGCATTGTGTCGAAGTCTGCGCCAGCGAGGTTTGGAGCCCATCTACGTAAAACAGCCGAGTGAACTAAATGGCTTATTGGCTGATGTAATTGAAGATGGCGATGTGGTGTTAACCCAAGGCGCGGGCAACATTGGCGTTTTAGCGCGTCAGTTGGGCGAGTTACAGTTAAACATTAGCAAGCTTAAAGGTAGTGAAAGTTAA
- a CDS encoding cell division protein FtsQ/DivIB, with product MTLSDQQKQRASFWAGVVFFCVVLLGLAYSVHSVYSSVSDKQLSPMTRLLVSGKRDYVLDQELQQSLAALPEAGNFFSLDVSEVKLALEQLPWVKQVTVRKQWPDKLSIALQEQEVVARWNNAALLNQQGQIFEAPQQRVTKALASLSGPDEQAEAVLATFRQLQQVLHARQLSIVSLALNERHAWQVELASGIVLKLGKEDKLNRIERFVSVYPRLKPNAVDYIDLRYDTGFSVGWKKQEGLAIDDQSNG from the coding sequence ATGACGCTAAGTGACCAGCAAAAGCAGCGAGCAAGCTTCTGGGCTGGAGTGGTATTTTTTTGTGTTGTGTTGTTGGGTTTGGCTTACTCAGTGCACTCGGTGTACAGCAGTGTAAGTGATAAGCAATTGAGTCCAATGACTCGGTTGTTGGTATCGGGTAAACGTGATTACGTGCTCGATCAAGAACTGCAGCAAAGCTTAGCGGCTTTGCCAGAAGCGGGTAATTTTTTTAGCCTTGATGTTTCTGAGGTAAAGCTTGCTTTAGAGCAGTTGCCTTGGGTTAAGCAGGTAACCGTTCGTAAGCAATGGCCAGATAAACTGTCGATTGCTTTACAAGAACAAGAGGTAGTGGCGCGATGGAATAATGCCGCTTTGCTTAATCAGCAAGGGCAGATTTTTGAAGCGCCGCAACAGCGAGTGACCAAAGCATTGGCTTCACTAAGTGGACCCGATGAACAGGCAGAAGCTGTGCTAGCGACTTTTCGCCAGCTGCAGCAAGTATTGCACGCTCGCCAGTTAAGCATTGTTAGTTTGGCGCTAAACGAGCGCCATGCATGGCAAGTAGAATTAGCCAGCGGAATTGTTTTAAAGCTGGGCAAAGAAGATAAGTTAAATCGCATAGAGCGTTTTGTATCGGTATATCCGAGATTAAAACCGAATGCGGTGGATTATATAGATTTACGCTATGACACTGGATTTTCAGTGGGATGGAAGAAACAGGAAGGTTTGGCAATAGATGACCAAAGTAACGGATAG